Proteins encoded together in one Hyla sarda isolate aHylSar1 chromosome 2 unlocalized genomic scaffold, aHylSar1.hap1 SUPER_2_unloc_19, whole genome shotgun sequence window:
- the LOC130298357 gene encoding 5,6-dihydroxyindole-2-carboxylic acid oxidase-like, translating into GPLNRKDTVHPDFVIATRHYNELIDQERNTTNFENISIFDFFVWTHFYSVSKTFLGSGQGSVGDIDFSHEGPAFLTWHRYHLIQLERDMQNLLQDPTFALPYWNFAIGGNECDICTDDLMGARSNFDQNLLSPNSVFSRWRVVCESVEDYESLGTICNNTAGGSIRRNPAGNTARPMVQRLPEPEDVLLCLEVNLFDTPPFFSTSSESFRNTIEGYSEPSGQYNPTVRSLHNLAHLFLNGTGGQTHLSPNDPIFVLLHTFTDAVFDEWLRRHNTDTNQYPLENAPIGHNRQYNMVPFWPPVTNNEMFVLAPDNLGYSYDVQWPGRALGSTEIITIAVVAALVLVAIIFAGATCAVQHRSRKRSRKIH; encoded by the coding sequence tggccctttaaatcgcaaagacactGTGCACCCAGACTTCGTCATTGCAACCCGTCATTACAATGAGCTTATAGACCAAGAAAGGAATACCACTAACTTTGAAAACATTTCAATCTTTGACTTCTTTGTTTGGACCCACTTTTACAGTGTTAGCAAAACTTTCCTAGGCTCAGGCCAGGGTAGTGTTGGCGACATAGACTTCTCTCATGAGGGCCCTGCTTTTCTTACCTGGCACAGATACCACTTGATTCAACTGGAAAGGGACATGCAGAACCTTTTGCAGGATCCCACATTTGCACTTCCTTACTGGAACTTTGCTATTGGTGGAAATGAATGTGACATTTGTACAGATGACCTTATGGGTGCGAGAAGCAATTTTGATCAAAATCTCTTAAGTCCTAACTCTGTGTTCTCCCGTTGGCGTGTTGTATGTGAATCTGTGGAAGATTATGAAAGCCTAGGGACTATCTGTAACAATACAGCAGGTGGCTCAATCAGGAGAAATCCTGCTGGAAATACTGCCCGCCCAATGGTACAGAGGCTTCCTGAGCCAGAAGATGTGCTTCTCTGCTTAGAAGTAAACTTGTTTGACACTCCCCCATTCTTTTCAACCTCTTCAGAAAGCTTTCGGAATACCATTGAAGGTTACAGTGAACCTTCTGGGCAATATAATCCCACAGTAAGAAGTCTTCACAATCTAGCTCATCTGTTTCTCAATGGTACTGGGGGACAAACTCACTTGTCTCCAAATGATCCAATCTTCGTGCTTCTTCATACCTTTACTGATGCAGTTTTTGATGAATGGCTGAGGAGGCATAATACAGATACCAATCAGTATCCTCTGGAAAATGCACCAATTGGTCATAACAGACAGTACAACATGGTACCCTTCTGGCCACCAGTGACCAATAATGAAATGTTTGTCTTGGCTCCAGATAACCTGGGATACTCATATGATGTCCAGTGGCCTGGTCGTGCATTAGGTAGTACAGAGATCATCACCATAGCGGTTGTAGCAGCTTTGGTTCTAGTGGCTATAATTTTTGCAGGTGCCACATGTGCCGTTCAACACAGAAGCAGAAAGAGAAGCAGaaagatccactga